One segment of Clostridium botulinum DNA contains the following:
- the nusB gene encoding transcription antitermination factor NusB, which produces MNRKLSREKAMELLFGMTLNTDNCEETLGNFIDNYESDIKELDITYIKRILIGVENNKDNIDEAISKNLCNWKIDRISKVNLCILRLAVYELLHDEEIPNRVAINEALEITKKYSDEKSVSFINGVLDNILKK; this is translated from the coding sequence ATGAATAGAAAACTATCAAGAGAAAAAGCAATGGAATTATTATTTGGGATGACATTAAACACTGATAATTGTGAGGAAACATTAGGAAACTTTATAGACAATTATGAAAGTGACATAAAAGAATTAGATATAACATACATAAAGAGAATATTAATTGGGGTAGAAAATAATAAAGACAACATAGATGAAGCGATATCAAAGAATTTATGTAATTGGAAGATCGATAGAATATCAAAGGTTAACTTATGTATATTAAGATTAGCTGTATATGAATTATTACATGATGAAGAAATTCCAAACAGAGTTGCAATAAATGAAGCATTAGAAATAACAAAGAAATATTCAGATGAAAAAAGTGTTTCATTTATAAATGGAGTTTTAGATAACATTTTAAAAAAATAA
- a CDS encoding SpoIIIAH-like family protein: MKRKQLGIIFTLLALILCVGVLAAKLNKGGLNDPTDLSAVLSPENIGVTEENGEIAKAEDDKATLSQNQYFYQSRSEREQQESATIQTLKAIVADENTSKERKDEATKELTEKTLRTDNEGRIEINIKNKGYEDALCMIDDKKATVIVKSANTLEEKDSVAIQEIVQNVSKIKDVVIQVQK, from the coding sequence ATGAAAAGGAAACAATTAGGTATAATCTTTACTTTGTTAGCACTAATATTATGTGTAGGGGTGTTAGCAGCAAAGTTGAATAAGGGAGGATTAAATGATCCAACTGATCTAAGTGCAGTATTATCACCAGAAAATATAGGAGTGACTGAGGAAAATGGAGAAATAGCTAAAGCTGAAGATGACAAGGCTACATTGAGCCAAAATCAATATTTTTATCAATCTAGAAGTGAAAGAGAACAACAAGAGAGTGCAACAATCCAAACATTAAAAGCAATAGTAGCAGACGAAAATACATCTAAGGAAAGAAAAGATGAAGCAACAAAGGAATTGACAGAAAAAACTTTAAGAACAGATAATGAAGGCAGAATTGAAATAAACATAAAAAATAAAGGATATGAAGATGCATTATGTATGATAGATGACAAGAAAGCAACTGTAATAGTAAAGTCAGCAAACACTCTTGAAGAGAAAGACAGTGTTGCTATTCAAGAAATAGTACAAAATGTATCAAAGATAAAAGACGTAGTAATACAAGTTCAAAAATAA
- a CDS encoding Asp23/Gls24 family envelope stress response protein — MESLNKEDNVGIVKISDEVVSVIAGIAAQEIDGVSDYQIGGSNNLSSILKGKKSLGKSTKVTLLDDKATIDINLSVEYGVKIMEVVSQVQNNVKRTVEAMTGLVVEAVNVYVQNIYMPKKEECESK; from the coding sequence ATGGAAAGTTTGAATAAAGAAGATAACGTTGGTATCGTAAAAATATCAGACGAAGTAGTAAGCGTTATTGCAGGCATTGCCGCACAAGAAATTGACGGCGTTAGTGATTACCAAATAGGGGGCTCAAATAACTTATCAAGCATTTTAAAAGGTAAAAAGTCATTAGGAAAGTCAACAAAGGTTACTTTGCTTGATGATAAAGCAACTATAGATATAAATTTAAGCGTCGAGTATGGTGTAAAAATAATGGAAGTAGTTTCACAAGTGCAGAACAATGTAAAGAGAACTGTTGAAGCTATGACAGGATTAGTAGTAGAAGCTGTAAATGTATATGTTCAAAACATTTATATGCCGAAAAAAGAAGAATGTGAATCTAAGTAG
- a CDS encoding prepilin-type N-terminal cleavage/methylation domain-containing protein — translation MKKKGFTLIELIASLSIIIIIFSLTLSVSDIHSTISNDIKSKSALYDVENLLSYSKAYCKKNKKNGEIQIDNIRNKILFGENAKKLVKQVDLTGKFKIINKNDCIQVRSNGHIKQGKTIVFQDNKNNIYKITIATGIDPINISGF, via the coding sequence ATGAAGAAAAAAGGATTTACATTGATAGAACTTATAGCAAGTTTATCAATAATTATAATAATATTCTCTTTAACATTATCTGTAAGTGATATACATTCTACAATTTCAAATGATATAAAAAGTAAATCAGCACTTTATGATGTGGAAAATTTATTATCTTATAGTAAAGCTTATTGTAAGAAAAATAAAAAAAATGGAGAAATTCAAATAGATAATATAAGAAATAAAATTTTATTTGGAGAAAATGCTAAAAAATTAGTTAAACAAGTTGATTTAACGGGGAAATTTAAAATAATTAATAAAAATGATTGCATACAAGTAAGATCTAATGGACATATAAAGCAAGGAAAAACTATAGTGTTTCAAGATAATAAAAATAATATATATAAGATTACTATAGCAACAGGTATTGATCCTATTAATATAAGTGGTTTTTAA
- the spoIIIAB gene encoding stage III sporulation protein SpoIIIAB — MLKLVLIFMIFLTASYIGFLYGETFRKRYIQLKEILKNLIILQNEILYGSTPLPEALSNIQKKTIKPISTLLGNVNGKLCEGEAESVYSAFSSEYTLLEEEFYLSNSDKNFLIDFIKSLGESGLYGQEKIFDLVIENVRSNLKEAEEESKKNIKVYRYLGICIGAMITIFLI; from the coding sequence ATGCTTAAATTAGTACTTATCTTTATGATATTTTTAACTGCTTCTTATATTGGTTTTTTATATGGTGAAACTTTTAGAAAAAGATACATTCAGCTTAAAGAAATTCTAAAAAATTTAATAATATTACAAAATGAAATTTTATATGGAAGTACACCTTTACCAGAAGCATTAAGCAATATTCAGAAAAAGACAATAAAGCCAATAAGCACTCTTTTAGGTAACGTAAATGGAAAGTTATGTGAAGGTGAAGCAGAAAGTGTATATAGTGCTTTTAGTAGTGAATATACTCTTTTAGAAGAAGAGTTTTATTTATCAAATAGTGATAAGAACTTTTTAATAGATTTTATAAAGTCTTTAGGTGAATCTGGACTTTATGGACAAGAAAAAATTTTTGACTTAGTAATAGAAAATGTAAGAAGCAATTTAAAAGAAGCAGAAGAGGAATCAAAAAAAAATATAAAAGTATATAGATATTTAGGAATATGCATTGGTGCTATGATTACAATATTTTTAATTTAG
- the spoIIIAD gene encoding stage III sporulation protein AD translates to MLIVKVVGLAFVGLFLTLIFKNSKSEMTTFISLAVGTLILLFMIGQVQEIITFLKTVADRANIDTFYIGVILKILAIAYLASFTSELCKDAGASSIATKVEFSGKIMILVLAIPILMAVLNSILQIM, encoded by the coding sequence ATGTTGATAGTAAAAGTGGTAGGTCTCGCATTTGTTGGTTTATTTCTAACTTTAATTTTTAAAAATAGCAAATCTGAAATGACTACATTTATTTCTTTAGCAGTTGGTACTTTAATATTACTTTTCATGATAGGTCAAGTACAAGAAATAATTACATTTTTAAAAACTGTAGCAGATAGAGCTAATATAGATACATTTTATATTGGAGTTATCCTAAAAATTTTAGCAATTGCTTATCTAGCTTCATTTACAAGTGAATTATGTAAAGACGCTGGAGCTTCAAGTATAGCAACTAAGGTGGAATTTTCAGGGAAAATAATGATTTTAGTATTAGCAATTCCAATTCTTATGGCTGTATTAAATTCTATCCTACAGATAATGTAG
- the spoIIIAF gene encoding stage III sporulation protein AF — MNLLKELVTTLVTALIFITAIELISPNNGMKKYLKFILGLVLITIILNPIVKIISSGQNNIYDSISNYEDVFSNYQNQIKSSEENELKDGDLRKQAFEENFNKNCESVLKSQYPNKKFKSDVECTVNFNSMIFDIKKIKVGISEKSVSKIKKVIINKKDKSYDDNQNSQYKEVVTFISEQLDIPKEKIEVYKIEE; from the coding sequence ATGAATTTATTAAAGGAACTAGTAACAACTTTAGTTACAGCACTTATATTTATAACAGCAATAGAACTTATAAGTCCTAATAATGGTATGAAAAAATATTTAAAGTTTATATTAGGATTAGTTCTAATAACTATAATATTAAATCCGATAGTCAAAATTATTTCAAGCGGACAAAACAATATATATGATTCTATAAGTAATTATGAAGATGTATTTTCTAATTATCAAAATCAGATTAAAAGTAGTGAAGAAAATGAACTAAAGGATGGAGATTTAAGAAAGCAAGCTTTTGAGGAAAATTTTAATAAGAATTGCGAAAGCGTACTTAAATCACAGTATCCAAATAAAAAATTTAAAAGTGATGTTGAGTGTACAGTTAATTTTAACAGTATGATTTTCGATATAAAAAAAATAAAAGTAGGTATAAGTGAAAAGTCAGTAAGTAAAATTAAAAAGGTGATAATTAATAAAAAAGATAAGTCTTATGATGATAATCAAAATAGTCAATATAAAGAAGTCGTGACATTTATAAGTGAACAGCTAGATATTCCTAAAGAGAAAATAGAAGTATATAAAATAGAGGAATAG
- a CDS encoding CD1247 N-terminal domain-containing protein: MEKLRDQINDLKLNLSQIESEEYKKYFSSIVSILETMDNKIEELTVNQETIEENIRFMDDDLSGLQDELFEEVSIDELSELEDEYVEATCCHCGNTVFAEQSTLKNNNEIPCPYCNKNIKG, encoded by the coding sequence ATGGAAAAATTAAGGGATCAAATTAATGATTTAAAGTTAAATTTATCTCAAATAGAAAGTGAAGAATATAAAAAATATTTTTCATCAATAGTGTCAATCTTAGAAACTATGGATAATAAAATTGAAGAATTAACTGTAAATCAAGAAACTATAGAAGAAAATATTAGATTTATGGATGATGATTTAAGTGGTCTTCAAGATGAACTTTTTGAAGAGGTATCAATAGATGAATTAAGTGAATTAGAAGATGAGTATGTAGAAGCTACTTGTTGTCATTGTGGTAATACAGTTTTTGCAGAGCAATCAACTTTAAAAAATAATAATGAAATTCCATGTCCATATTGCAATAAGAATATTAAAGGATAA
- the spoIIIAG gene encoding stage III sporulation protein AG codes for MDKRKFSNNLKKILGEKKLSNLISICLVLAFIFVTMNVLVPKNKYISKSNDLTYKDDKKESPKENEVSTSTTISGDQKTYEENQKVELKNILKKMEGVGEVDVMISFESGEEKIPAYDTNAQVSTTEETDTEGGKRTNNQKNDGATVVMTSKDGGNEPFILRTYKPKITGAVVVAEGAENSKTKYNIEQAISKLYNLTLDKVNVYPMKK; via the coding sequence ATGGATAAAAGAAAATTTTCTAATAATCTAAAGAAAATATTGGGTGAAAAAAAATTAAGTAATCTTATTTCTATTTGCTTAGTATTAGCATTTATATTTGTAACCATGAATGTATTAGTACCAAAGAATAAATATATAAGTAAGAGTAATGACCTTACTTATAAGGATGATAAAAAAGAAAGTCCAAAAGAAAATGAAGTAAGCACTTCAACGACCATTTCAGGTGATCAAAAAACATATGAAGAAAATCAAAAAGTGGAATTAAAAAATATATTAAAAAAGATGGAGGGGGTAGGAGAAGTTGATGTAATGATTTCATTTGAAAGTGGAGAAGAAAAGATTCCAGCATATGATACTAATGCTCAAGTATCAACTACGGAAGAAACAGATACTGAAGGAGGCAAGAGAACTAATAATCAAAAAAATGATGGTGCAACAGTTGTTATGACTAGTAAAGACGGTGGAAACGAACCATTTATTTTAAGAACATATAAGCCTAAAATAACAGGCGCTGTTGTTGTTGCAGAAGGTGCAGAAAATAGTAAAACAAAATATAACATTGAGCAAGCAATTTCAAAATTATATAACTTAACTTTAGATAAGGTTAATGTATATCCGATGAAGAAGTAG
- a CDS encoding GspE/PulE family protein, which produces MLGYEIRDEAEEYLRFIYNNKIILKEISKQNYDYLRDIIFKVEDEDIESTLIYNAILRNASDIHFEPCEKEVDIRYRINGGLILVHKMLLSEYLILASKIKLKANMDISERRKPQDGKILINYDHNNYDLRVSSIPVVYGEKIVIRILYSENFNYKLEDLYYSKEKIELIKKIMSLKKGLVLVNGPTGSGKSTTLYTILKEINIEDINITTLEDPVEAIIPNINQMSLNKKLDINFSNGLKNILRQDPDVIMVGEVRDEETAAMSVRASITGHKVYTTIHTSTPREVFLRLEDMGIKPYLLKDSIVGIISQRLIKVLCENCKKEDNKNTYKGIKLYKSAGCSKCNYSGYESRKLISSVYFIDKEYDEIDIYKDKYCLSNIGMKDDLEKLLENGQISYENYVKFMEGEGLDEYL; this is translated from the coding sequence GTGCTAGGATATGAAATAAGAGATGAAGCAGAAGAATATTTGAGATTTATCTATAATAATAAAATCATCTTAAAAGAAATAAGCAAACAAAATTATGATTATTTAAGAGATATTATATTTAAAGTAGAAGATGAAGATATTGAAAGCACTTTAATTTATAATGCTATTTTAAGAAATGCTAGTGATATACATTTTGAACCTTGCGAAAAAGAGGTGGATATAAGATATAGAATTAATGGCGGATTAATTCTAGTTCACAAAATGCTTTTATCTGAATATTTAATATTGGCTTCAAAAATAAAACTTAAAGCTAATATGGATATATCAGAGAGAAGAAAGCCGCAAGATGGAAAAATACTTATAAATTATGACCATAATAATTATGATTTAAGGGTTTCATCTATTCCTGTAGTTTATGGCGAAAAAATAGTTATAAGAATATTATATAGTGAAAATTTTAATTACAAATTAGAAGATTTATACTACTCAAAAGAAAAAATAGAATTAATAAAAAAGATAATGTCATTAAAGAAAGGTCTAGTTTTAGTTAATGGACCAACTGGAAGCGGGAAATCGACAACTCTGTATACTATATTGAAAGAAATCAATATAGAAGATATAAATATAACAACTCTAGAAGACCCAGTAGAAGCAATCATTCCCAATATCAATCAAATGAGTTTAAATAAAAAATTAGATATAAATTTTTCAAATGGCTTAAAAAACATATTAAGACAAGATCCCGACGTTATTATGGTTGGAGAGGTTAGAGATGAAGAAACAGCAGCTATGTCTGTAAGAGCATCAATAACGGGACATAAGGTGTATACAACTATTCATACATCAACACCCAGAGAAGTCTTTCTCAGACTTGAAGATATGGGCATAAAACCGTATTTACTTAAGGATTCAATTGTAGGAATAATATCTCAGAGATTAATAAAGGTATTATGTGAAAATTGTAAAAAAGAAGATAATAAAAATACTTATAAAGGGATTAAATTATATAAAAGTGCTGGTTGTTCAAAATGTAATTATTCTGGATATGAATCCAGAAAACTTATAAGCTCTGTATATTTTATAGATAAGGAATATGATGAAATTGATATTTATAAAGACAAATACTGCTTATCAAATATTGGTATGAAAGATGACTTAGAAAAGTTACTAGAGAATGGGCAAATTTCCTATGAAAATTATGTGAAGTTTATGGAAGGAGAAGGATTGGATGAGTATCTTTAA
- a CDS encoding competence type IV pilus minor pilin ComGF: MFRKKRIYLDKSVVCKKTNGFTIIESIVYIFFTTIIFFISTNLIIDSYKLYIQNQEISRVCNKMQNFYINLDSILKKDIIRDIEFGETYLMLYRDKDNVLISKNIKSDKEALGAKYPDRISPNILLKEVKDFKVIQKEKLIYLKIIDKSGKVFVRCI; the protein is encoded by the coding sequence ATGTTTAGAAAGAAAAGAATTTACCTTGATAAAAGTGTAGTATGTAAAAAAACAAATGGATTTACCATAATAGAATCAATTGTGTATATTTTTTTTACAACAATAATATTTTTTATATCGACTAACTTAATTATAGATAGTTATAAATTATATATACAAAATCAAGAAATCAGTAGAGTGTGTAATAAAATGCAGAATTTTTATATAAATCTAGATTCAATATTAAAGAAAGACATAATAAGAGATATAGAATTTGGCGAAACTTATTTAATGCTTTATAGGGACAAAGATAATGTTTTGATAAGTAAGAATATAAAAAGTGATAAAGAAGCATTAGGTGCAAAATATCCTGATCGAATATCTCCTAATATATTACTTAAAGAAGTTAAGGATTTTAAAGTAATACAGAAAGAAAAATTAATTTATTTAAAGATAATTGATAAAAGTGGAAAGGTATTTGTTAGATGTATATAA
- a CDS encoding type II secretion system F family protein, with amino-acid sequence MSIFKKIKSFLKKGYKKINYNELSLISGSLAQLYKDGIKVNEALNLIKEVTLTKEYKISINDIVKNIENGMTLSDAFNEKKELYPKFFIGIISIGENTGKLYEALNTLKNYYEKRNFINKYIISSLMYPIILIISILALMIFLTLVVIPNFYGIYLSIGITPPFSCEKIYELSNYIKENQLFTFIYFLCWGVFIPFICIKRVMCERGISLLSNFKIFNKFLEYVIIFILSIIVNSGMNISYGLMYCSDSMNFNHIGEKLNKINEGILRGGTLSEAITDTNIFSKYTIAVIRVREESGSIGEALKELSVILEKSLIKRINKCLSLLQPFLIISISILVTVFFIIFIMPLFDSLKIGAIK; translated from the coding sequence ATGAGTATCTTTAAGAAAATAAAAAGTTTTCTTAAGAAAGGGTACAAGAAAATAAATTATAATGAATTAAGTTTGATATCTGGAAGTTTAGCACAATTATATAAAGATGGAATAAAAGTAAATGAAGCTTTAAATTTAATAAAAGAAGTTACATTGACTAAAGAATATAAAATAAGCATTAATGATATTGTTAAAAATATAGAAAATGGAATGACATTATCAGATGCTTTTAATGAAAAGAAAGAATTATATCCTAAATTTTTTATAGGAATAATATCTATAGGTGAAAATACAGGCAAGTTATATGAAGCTTTAAATACATTAAAAAATTATTATGAGAAAAGGAATTTTATAAATAAGTATATTATAAGTTCATTAATGTATCCCATAATATTAATTATAAGTATACTGGCTTTAATGATATTTTTAACTTTAGTAGTTATACCTAATTTTTATGGTATTTATTTATCAATAGGAATAACACCACCTTTTAGTTGTGAAAAGATATATGAATTAAGCAATTATATAAAAGAAAATCAACTTTTTACTTTTATATATTTTCTATGCTGGGGAGTTTTTATACCCTTTATATGTATAAAGAGAGTAATGTGTGAAAGAGGTATAAGTTTATTAAGTAATTTTAAAATTTTCAATAAATTTTTAGAGTATGTGATCATATTTATATTATCAATTATTGTTAATAGTGGAATGAATATTTCATACGGACTCATGTATTGTTCAGATAGTATGAATTTTAATCATATAGGTGAGAAACTTAATAAAATTAATGAAGGTATATTAAGAGGTGGGACACTAAGTGAAGCAATAACTGATACAAATATATTTTCCAAATATACAATTGCAGTAATAAGAGTAAGGGAAGAAAGTGGATCTATAGGGGAAGCTTTAAAAGAACTAAGCGTAATATTAGAAAAATCTTTGATTAAAAGAATTAATAAATGTCTAAGTTTATTGCAACCATTTCTTATAATATCTATATCAATACTTGTTACAGTATTTTTTATTATTTTCATTATGCCTTTATTTGATAGCTTAAAAATAGGAGCAATTAAATGA
- the efp gene encoding elongation factor P, giving the protein MISAGDLRKGVTFEFDGQVFTVTDFLHVKPGKGAAFVRTKLRNVISGGVVDRTFNPTEKLQEAVIERKEMQYLYSDGELYYFMDQETFEQIPLNAEKVEDAIKYLKENMFAVIKFFKGSAFSVEAPNFVELQITYTEPGVKGNTATNSLKPATVETGAIINVPMFVNDGDVIRIDTRTGEYMERV; this is encoded by the coding sequence ATGATATCAGCAGGAGACTTAAGAAAAGGTGTAACTTTTGAGTTTGATGGACAAGTATTTACAGTTACAGATTTTTTACATGTAAAACCAGGTAAGGGAGCTGCGTTTGTAAGAACTAAGCTTAGAAACGTAATTTCAGGAGGAGTTGTAGATAGAACATTCAACCCAACTGAAAAATTACAAGAAGCTGTAATAGAAAGAAAAGAAATGCAATATCTTTATTCAGATGGAGAATTATATTACTTCATGGATCAAGAAACTTTCGAACAAATTCCTTTAAACGCTGAAAAGGTTGAAGATGCAATAAAATATTTAAAAGAGAATATGTTTGCAGTTATAAAATTCTTTAAAGGAAGTGCATTCTCAGTAGAAGCACCAAATTTTGTTGAATTACAAATAACATATACTGAACCAGGTGTTAAAGGTAACACAGCTACAAACTCATTAAAGCCAGCTACAGTTGAAACAGGAGCAATAATCAATGTTCCAATGTTTGTTAACGATGGTGATGTTATAAGAATAGATACTAGAACAGGAGAATACATGGAAAGAGTTTAA
- the spoIIIAE gene encoding stage III sporulation protein AE, giving the protein MKIIKRCTIFFLISIIVSSVFNCIFIPEKTVYAVEQNNLSTSSNSDAKKSESIMDEIKIESLDDSTQKQINNLYEYINKMKNNVELMNDLDPVQYIKEYIKNGEGDFNIKSLSKALTSILFKEVGSVLKLIISIVTIVIICSLIKNLQDAFSNDSVSEIAFYACYALIIMILSKSFIISIGVAKEVISNIADFMAALLPVLITMIAMVGGLTQAATLDPIILAAVVFIPRIYSNIIIPLILMGFVLEFANNLSNDHKITNLCKLLKQSTLWMQGIIITIFIGVLTVRGITSKTIDAVTLKTTKFAVDNFIPIVGKTFSDAIASIAGYSLIIKNAISSVGLLIIILILLYPIIKLVLMTVIYKLAAALIEPISDSRITNSVAAAGESMTLIISCVLSVSLMFFILIALVASSGLFIVGG; this is encoded by the coding sequence ATGAAGATAATAAAAAGATGTACAATATTTTTTTTGATAAGTATTATTGTTAGTTCTGTATTTAATTGTATTTTTATACCAGAAAAAACAGTGTATGCTGTTGAACAAAATAACTTAAGTACAAGCAGTAATTCTGATGCTAAAAAAAGTGAATCTATAATGGATGAAATCAAAATAGAAAGTTTAGATGATAGTACACAAAAACAAATAAATAATTTATATGAGTATATAAATAAAATGAAAAATAATGTAGAGCTCATGAATGACTTGGATCCAGTTCAATATATTAAAGAATATATTAAAAATGGTGAAGGTGATTTTAATATAAAATCCTTGAGCAAGGCATTAACTAGTATATTATTTAAAGAAGTTGGAAGTGTATTAAAACTTATAATATCAATAGTTACAATAGTTATAATCTGTTCACTGATTAAAAACTTACAAGATGCATTTTCAAATGATAGTGTATCGGAAATAGCTTTTTATGCATGTTATGCTCTCATAATAATGATTCTATCAAAGAGTTTTATTATATCTATAGGTGTTGCAAAAGAAGTTATATCAAATATTGCTGATTTTATGGCTGCGTTATTACCTGTGCTTATAACCATGATAGCCATGGTAGGTGGATTGACTCAGGCAGCAACATTAGATCCTATTATTTTAGCTGCTGTAGTATTTATACCTAGAATTTATTCTAATATTATAATTCCACTTATATTAATGGGATTTGTATTAGAATTTGCAAATAATTTATCTAATGATCATAAAATTACAAATCTTTGTAAACTTTTAAAACAGAGTACTTTATGGATGCAGGGAATAATAATAACTATTTTTATTGGTGTTTTAACAGTAAGGGGTATTACATCAAAAACAATAGATGCAGTTACATTAAAAACAACTAAATTTGCAGTAGATAATTTCATACCTATTGTAGGAAAGACATTTTCTGATGCTATTGCTTCCATTGCAGGATATTCATTGATAATTAAAAATGCAATAAGCTCAGTAGGATTATTAATTATAATATTAATACTTTTATATCCAATAATAAAATTAGTACTTATGACAGTGATATATAAATTGGCGGCTGCATTAATAGAACCTATAAGTGATTCTAGAATAACTAATTCAGTAGCAGCAGCGGGAGAGTCAATGACATTGATTATCTCTTGTGTTTTAAGTGTAAGTTTAATGTTTTTTATTTTAATAGCTCTTGTTGCATCCTCAGGGCTGTTTATAGTGGGGGGATAA
- the spoIIIAA gene encoding stage III sporulation protein AA, translated as MKDDSEFLNIFPSNIFNVLKDKCKLEQLYEIRIKINKPIIVYSNKGESIVNYNPSKEEMKSIIQKISNYSLYAYEEDIKQGFITIKGGHRIGIAGECVMCNGEVKTIRNISSINVRFCREVIGCSNKIMKHIISGDRIYNTIIISPPKCGKTTILRDISRNISNGMKSLGLNGKKVSVIDERSEIGACYFGVPQSDLGIRTDILDNCLKKEGMIMSIRSLSPEVLICDEIGTKGDIEALIMAFNSGVNIITSIHGFTIDDIYKRKVFKELIDNQILERAIILSSREGVGTIEKVYKLRGEEKICLN; from the coding sequence ATGAAAGATGATAGTGAGTTTTTAAATATATTTCCAAGTAATATATTCAATGTACTTAAAGATAAATGTAAACTAGAACAACTTTATGAAATAAGGATAAAAATAAATAAACCTATCATAGTTTATTCTAATAAAGGAGAATCAATTGTAAACTATAATCCATCAAAGGAAGAGATGAAATCAATAATACAAAAAATATCTAATTATTCACTATATGCTTATGAAGAAGATATAAAACAAGGTTTTATAACAATTAAAGGTGGACATAGAATAGGTATTGCTGGCGAATGTGTCATGTGCAATGGTGAAGTAAAAACTATTAGAAATATATCATCTATAAATGTTAGATTTTGCAGAGAGGTTATAGGATGTTCTAATAAAATTATGAAACATATAATTAGTGGAGATAGAATTTACAATACAATAATTATTTCTCCGCCTAAATGTGGAAAGACAACAATTTTAAGAGATATATCTAGGAACATATCAAATGGAATGAAATCATTAGGCTTAAATGGTAAGAAAGTTTCTGTAATTGATGAAAGAAGTGAAATAGGAGCTTGTTATTTTGGAGTTCCTCAAAGTGATTTGGGAATTAGAACGGATATTTTAGATAATTGTTTGAAAAAAGAGGGAATGATTATGTCTATAAGAAGTTTGTCACCTGAAGTATTAATTTGTGATGAAATTGGTACTAAAGGAGATATCGAAGCATTAATTATGGCATTTAATTCTGGAGTAAATATAATTACAAGTATTCATGGATTTACAATTGATGATATTTATAAACGTAAAGTATTTAAAGAGCTTATTGATAATCAAATACTTGAAAGAGCTATCATTTTAAGCTCAAGAGAAGGGGTAGGAACTATAGAAAAGGTTTATAAATTAAGAGGGGAAGAAAAAATATGCTTAAATTAG
- the spoIIIAC gene encoding stage III sporulation protein AC, producing the protein MHDISILFKIGGAGILLVILDKVLTSSGKGDVAAITNIAGTVILLLMIVSLIGDLFNTVKTMFVM; encoded by the coding sequence ATGCATGATATAAGCATTCTTTTTAAAATTGGAGGCGCAGGAATACTGCTTGTGATACTTGATAAGGTATTAACAAGCAGTGGAAAGGGTGATGTTGCAGCTATAACTAATATTGCAGGTACTGTAATACTTTTATTAATGATAGTTTCTCTTATTGGAGACTTATTTAACACAGTAAAAACTATGTTTGTAATGTAG